In Treponema vincentii, a single window of DNA contains:
- a CDS encoding putative minor capsid protein gives MIGRHLLIHSCTVKEVSGLNRDGGAEYAESILLEHVRIVPAYSVRRGAVGKEKDDKLLLFIDGENSAPRGFIPKTDSAVFWQGQQYTVRAVTPCYTAGSGSLVHHWEVSLV, from the coding sequence ATGATCGGTAGACACCTTTTAATCCATTCCTGCACCGTGAAAGAGGTAAGCGGGTTAAACCGCGACGGCGGCGCGGAGTATGCGGAAAGTATCTTACTCGAACACGTGCGGATAGTGCCGGCATACAGCGTAAGGCGCGGAGCCGTCGGTAAAGAAAAGGATGATAAATTACTTCTTTTTATCGACGGGGAAAACAGCGCCCCGCGCGGGTTTATACCCAAAACCGACAGCGCGGTATTTTGGCAAGGACAACAATACACCGTCCGCGCTGTAACTCCATGCTACACCGCTGGAAGCGGTTCGCTGGTGCATCATTGGGAAGTGTCGCTTGTATGA
- a CDS encoding YjcQ family protein, protein MKNTAKNTIVCYNANMTKAFKTIYTLLNRLEKGLDYEDFDAEKEISPKALKITENRWNAYIKMLNDAGYITGVRIDDYINGEIDIDISEISLTLQGLQYLAENTMMVRMWNAFKTVKEVKDTIVP, encoded by the coding sequence ATGAAAAACACTGCAAAAAATACGATTGTGTGTTACAATGCCAATATGACAAAGGCATTTAAAACAATTTATACCCTTCTTAACCGGCTTGAAAAAGGCCTTGACTATGAAGATTTTGACGCCGAAAAAGAAATTAGCCCCAAAGCGCTCAAAATTACCGAAAATCGATGGAACGCTTATATCAAAATGCTTAACGATGCCGGTTATATCACCGGCGTAAGAATTGATGATTATATAAACGGCGAGATCGATATTGACATATCGGAAATCAGCTTGACGCTTCAGGGCTTACAGTATTTAGCAGAAAATACCATGATGGTGCGGATGTGGAACGCATTCAAAACGGTTAAAGAAGTGAAAGATACCATAGTTCCATAA
- a CDS encoding minor capsid protein produces MKCLKIAERVNQWVEKKGLIPFTVYNDLIPYADKDGAALRHDPAPAAQQRYTDGSRFVRWNLTYYIRCKDAEKAREYAYTITSALDGVEIEGEDVDITCEALTLPQFIGKDDKDFTTYSAAIACSYLEE; encoded by the coding sequence ATGAAATGCTTAAAAATAGCTGAACGGGTTAATCAGTGGGTTGAAAAAAAAGGGCTCATTCCTTTTACCGTCTATAACGACCTTATTCCTTACGCCGACAAAGACGGGGCAGCGCTCCGGCACGATCCAGCCCCCGCAGCACAGCAACGCTATACCGACGGCTCACGCTTCGTAAGATGGAACCTTACCTACTATATCCGCTGTAAAGATGCCGAGAAAGCCCGCGAGTATGCTTATACCATTACCAGCGCCTTAGACGGAGTGGAGATAGAAGGGGAAGATGTAGACATTACATGCGAAGCGCTCACCCTGCCGCAATTTATCGGCAAGGATGATAAAGACTTTACCACCTACAGCGCAGCGATTGCCTGTAGTTATCTGGAAGAATAA
- a CDS encoding minor capsid protein — MTIEFKVKRLDQDGKIIKANVVQRIESVQGYLDYLVVKDSNYFCPLETSVLQKSAIINTTMGSGLLIWQTPYARAQYYGEKFDHSKQRNPNACAKWFEAAKARWHSKWVRFVNEMLKNS; from the coding sequence ATGACGATCGAATTTAAAGTAAAGCGGCTTGACCAAGACGGCAAAATCATAAAAGCGAATGTCGTACAACGCATTGAAAGTGTGCAAGGCTACCTTGATTACCTTGTTGTCAAAGACAGTAACTACTTTTGCCCGCTTGAAACAAGCGTCCTGCAAAAGTCGGCTATCATCAATACAACGATGGGAAGCGGGCTATTAATCTGGCAGACACCGTATGCACGGGCACAGTATTATGGGGAGAAATTCGACCACAGCAAGCAGCGCAACCCGAACGCGTGCGCGAAATGGTTCGAGGCGGCAAAGGCACGATGGCATTCAAAATGGGTGAGGTTTGTGAATGAAATGCTTAAAAATAGCTGA
- a CDS encoding Gp15 family bacteriophage protein, whose translation MIDLTKAKLPEAIEVSGAFYRIHTDFRYFIRLEQVLNEKGMKPNDCDFMFIQELPPDKIAGVKALVAFMNPPHTLPRKSKREDAGAPVLDYTLDADLIYAAFMQQYHIDLSTEPLHWHQFSALLAGLRDTKLNDVIGFRLWENTSGKKDEYTRAMQKLHDAWEIEVKDNAEDAALAEFEARLNGLQKKRRKK comes from the coding sequence GTGATCGATTTAACTAAAGCAAAGCTCCCCGAAGCGATAGAAGTTTCGGGGGCCTTTTACCGCATTCATACCGATTTCCGCTATTTTATCCGTTTGGAACAGGTGCTCAATGAGAAAGGCATGAAGCCGAACGACTGCGATTTTATGTTTATTCAAGAGTTACCCCCCGATAAAATAGCGGGCGTAAAGGCGCTTGTTGCTTTTATGAACCCGCCGCACACTTTACCCCGCAAGAGTAAGCGCGAGGATGCAGGCGCGCCGGTACTCGACTACACCCTTGACGCCGATTTAATTTATGCCGCCTTTATGCAGCAGTATCATATTGATTTAAGTACCGAGCCTCTCCATTGGCACCAGTTTAGCGCACTGTTAGCAGGCTTACGGGACACCAAGTTAAATGATGTTATCGGTTTTAGGCTCTGGGAAAACACGAGCGGTAAAAAGGACGAATACACCCGCGCAATGCAAAAGCTCCACGACGCATGGGAAATTGAAGTAAAGGATAATGCCGAAGATGCCGCCCTTGCCGAGTTTGAAGCGAGGCTGAACGGCTTGCAGAAAAAGAGGAGAAAAAAATAA
- a CDS encoding NlpC/P60 family protein, protein MIEVNDLIGASYKDHGRDKSGYDCYGLCIEVARRAGYRLDDVYYEDHSVHLSHLYAPTLNVHKIDTPKEGALLEMETHTESGTDLHLGVCLNETEFIHMTRLGCRVNRIGTFKIRGIYGIDTRL, encoded by the coding sequence ATGATAGAAGTAAACGATTTAATCGGCGCATCGTATAAAGACCACGGGAGGGATAAATCAGGGTATGACTGTTACGGTCTTTGTATCGAAGTCGCCCGCCGCGCGGGGTACCGCTTAGACGACGTGTACTATGAAGATCACAGCGTACATTTAAGCCATCTTTATGCGCCGACGCTTAACGTGCATAAAATCGACACGCCAAAAGAGGGCGCGCTTTTAGAGATGGAAACACACACGGAATCGGGGACAGATTTACATCTCGGCGTCTGTTTAAACGAAACCGAATTTATTCACATGACGCGGCTCGGCTGTCGGGTTAATCGTATCGGGACTTTTAAAATAAGGGGCATTTATGGCATTGATACACGTTTATAA